In Triticum urartu cultivar G1812 chromosome 6, Tu2.1, whole genome shotgun sequence, the following proteins share a genomic window:
- the LOC125516632 gene encoding uncharacterized protein LOC125516632 has product MQATKQLVDDALEPVFAQPDWVEKCMPYRISSSVVAVSSSSWRSRHPREPSLQSAPAAVLLRCCHRTPAPASPTPLRPTLNPGPATAREHRLGIGGAMLRLGLHPCPHFSPPPSPPPPPPRLAPPPPPKPPLPSAVTAPRARNPPLQAAVSGAASGEERRGADGDEEGADLHEALTKTRRLVECAMFASVAGLAYFLSNSLAIENYFSCFFPLPIVISSLRWGLEAGRKTMVATVLLLFTLSGPVKALTYLLMHGVVGLSMGTMWRLETNWIVSIIICAIIRAVGACGYVLVTSFLIRENIFQLITVNIHASLTYILAAAGVNTIPSMDAIYVIFGTLVLLNSGFFVFILHIIYTIFLTKLGIKPSLRLPRWLGKATSS; this is encoded by the exons atgcaggcaaccaaacaactTGTAGATGATGCATTAGAGCCTGTTTTTGCTCAACCAGACTGGGTTGAGAAGTGTATGCCATACAG AATATCATCTTCAGTGGTGGCCGTATCTTCTTCCTCCTGGCGGTCCCGACATCCGCGCGAGCCCAGCCTCCAGTCCGCCCCGGCCGCCGTGCTGCTGCGGTGCTGCCACCGGACGCCGGCCCCTGCCTCTCCGACTCCGCTCCGGCCAACACTCAACCCTGGCCCCGCCACTGCCCGAGAGCACAGATTGGGGATAGGGGGTGCTATGCTTCGCCTTGGCCTCCATCCTTGCCCCCACTTCTCTCCGCcgccatcccccccccccccccccccccggttggcccccccccccccccccaagcccccCCTTCCCTCCGCCGTCACCGCGCCCCGAGCTCGAAACCCTCCGCTTCAGGCCGCCGTCAGCGGAGCCGCCTCCGGAGAGGAACGGCGGGGCGCGGATGGGGACGAGGAAGGCGCGGACCTGCACGAGGCGCTCACCAAGACGCGGCGGCTCGTCGAGTGCGCCATGTTCGCATCCGTTGCCGGTCTCGCCTACTTCCTCAGCAACTCCCTCGCCATCGAG AATTACTTCAGCTGTTTTTTTCCGTTGCCAATAGTCATCTCCTCCTTAAGATGGGGATTAGAAGCCGGCAGGAAAACTATG GTGGCTACTGTTTTACTGCTCTTCACATTGTCTGGCCCTGTCAAAGCGTTGACTTATCTG CTTATGCATGGAGTAGTTGGTCTATCCATGGGTACTATGTGGAG GTTGGAGACCAATTGGATTGTTTCCATCATAATCTGCGCAATT ATACGTGCAGTGGGAGCTTGTGGATATGTGTTAGTGACATCGTTCTTGATACGAGAAAATATTTTTCAGTTG ATAACCGTTAACATACATGCCTCCTTGACGTACATTCTGGCGGCGGCTGGTGTGAACACGATTCCATCCATGGATGCAATATATGTTATCTTTGGGACACTG GTTCTGCTCAATTCTGGATTCTTTGTCTTCATACTGCATATAATTTACACAATCTTCCTGACTAAGCTGGGAATCAAGCCTTCACTGAGGCTTCCACGATGGCTGGGGAAAGCAACGTCTAGTTGA